The Desulfomonilaceae bacterium genome has a segment encoding these proteins:
- a CDS encoding rhodanese-like domain-containing protein yields the protein MFETLKNIFTPVQSLSADEARAFMASRPEGSYTLLDVRQPGEYEESHIPGATLIPVATLSDRYKDLDPDKPIIVY from the coding sequence ATGTTCGAAACCTTAAAAAACATCTTCACGCCGGTACAATCTTTGAGCGCGGATGAAGCTCGGGCTTTTATGGCGTCACGACCGGAAGGATCATACACGCTTCTAGATGTTAGGCAACCAGGTGAATATGAGGAATCTCATATCCCAGGAGCGACATTGATTCCCGTTGCGACCCTGTCAGACCGCTACAAGGATCTTGATCCCGATAAACCAATTATCGTTTATTGA
- a CDS encoding ferritin family protein: MAEGPVEMNLGLITGLETPTDILKLAYGMEQNLANFYREIEKKSSDDDLTELLNTLASVEEQHTQYVYSLYKSGEINPLSLEDFQKAVKSDVIESGLKLDDFLNTNRDFLKTASDLLDLSMMLETQALDLYLRLAQRSTKEESRSAFHKIADEEKTHLISLSKLRDRRS; the protein is encoded by the coding sequence GTGGCTGAAGGCCCCGTTGAGATGAATCTGGGCTTGATCACTGGACTTGAGACTCCCACGGATATTCTCAAACTTGCCTATGGAATGGAACAGAATCTTGCAAATTTCTACCGGGAAATTGAAAAGAAATCTTCAGATGACGATTTGACAGAATTGCTAAATACCTTGGCTTCAGTTGAAGAACAACACACACAATATGTTTACAGTCTGTACAAATCCGGGGAAATAAATCCGCTTAGTTTAGAGGATTTCCAGAAAGCTGTTAAATCAGATGTTATCGAAAGCGGCCTTAAACTCGATGATTTCCTAAACACCAACCGGGACTTCCTGAAAACAGCTTCAGATCTTCTGGATCTGTCCATGATGCTGGAAACTCAGGCTCTGGATTTGTACCTTAGATTAGCTCAGAGGTCTACGAAAGAGGAGTCGCGATCCGCATTCCACAAAATCGCTGATGAAGAAAAAACCCATTTAATATCGCTGAGCAAGTTGCGAGATCGTCGGTCATAA
- a CDS encoding DegT/DnrJ/EryC1/StrS family aminotransferase, giving the protein MKAPLLDLEPIHSVIRDELRNAVLRVLDSNQFIGGPDIDSFEQEIASYCRVKAAVGVSSGTDALLVSLMALNIGPGDEVILPSYTFFSTAGSVSRVGAKPIFCDIDPVSFNIDTKKIEELFSPRTRAIIPVHLFGQCAAMDQLMEMSEKHGLFVIEDAAQAIGARYKNRMAGSIGSTGCLSFFPSKNLGGVGDGGLVLTNDDAIHDLVASLKQHGATRRYFHDRIGGNFRLDAIQAAALRVKLRHLDEWTATRRENADCYKNALRDVEERGKIVLPVQLEDNFHVYNQFVIRAERRNDLQHFLNDHGVGTAIYYPLPLHLQECFRYVGFAKGDLPESEKASDQTLALPIFPGLSWDQINFVAGLIRKFYGN; this is encoded by the coding sequence ATGAAAGCGCCTTTATTGGATTTGGAACCTATACACAGCGTTATCAGGGACGAATTGCGAAACGCTGTACTGCGCGTTCTGGATAGCAATCAGTTTATAGGTGGACCCGACATCGATAGTTTTGAACAGGAGATCGCATCTTACTGTAGGGTAAAGGCGGCCGTGGGAGTTTCGTCAGGAACTGACGCTCTGTTGGTATCGCTCATGGCTCTGAACATAGGTCCTGGCGATGAAGTGATTCTCCCAAGTTACACATTCTTTTCTACTGCAGGATCCGTGAGTCGTGTCGGAGCGAAACCGATCTTCTGTGATATAGACCCGGTATCATTCAACATTGACACCAAAAAAATCGAAGAGCTGTTTTCTCCCAGAACCCGTGCAATCATACCAGTACATCTTTTCGGTCAGTGCGCGGCGATGGATCAGCTTATGGAAATGTCTGAAAAACACGGCCTCTTTGTAATTGAGGATGCTGCACAGGCTATAGGCGCAAGATACAAGAATCGTATGGCAGGATCAATCGGTTCCACCGGGTGTCTTTCTTTTTTCCCATCAAAGAATTTGGGAGGCGTGGGTGACGGTGGGCTCGTATTAACTAATGACGATGCAATTCATGACTTAGTGGCAAGCCTTAAACAGCATGGCGCCACACGGCGATATTTTCATGATCGCATCGGTGGAAATTTCAGATTGGATGCTATCCAGGCGGCGGCTTTGAGAGTTAAGCTCAGACATCTCGATGAATGGACAGCTACAAGGCGAGAGAATGCGGACTGTTATAAGAACGCTTTGAGAGACGTCGAAGAAAGAGGGAAAATTGTCTTACCAGTTCAATTGGAGGATAATTTTCATGTTTACAATCAGTTCGTGATACGAGCCGAACGAAGGAACGATTTACAGCATTTTCTCAACGACCATGGTGTTGGAACCGCTATTTATTATCCGCTGCCACTGCATCTTCAGGAATGCTTCAGATACGTTGGATTTGCCAAAGGTGATTTGCCGGAAAGTGAAAAGGCTTCGGATCAAACCCTGGCCTTACCTATTTTCCCAGGATTAAGCTGGGATCAGATTAACTTTGTGGCTGGTCTGATTCGAAAATTCTATGGCAACTAA
- a CDS encoding ribonuclease J, with translation MSNNNTPSVKVAPLGGLGEIGLNMMLIIWEDSAVILDSGLMFPDESMPGVDYVIPDIDSLSRLDQSILGILITHAHEDHIGALPYLLKKVNAPIYATSLTMGFIEYKLEEFDLLTSTDRRVVSTESPVRIGPFLVDFFAMCHSVPDAVGVMVETSIGKIVFSGDFKIDPNPVDGRLCDFGKLKKYADEGVLALFSDSTNAEFSGHTRSESDLISSFEDIFSNASGRVLIATFASNIHRLQQVLTLTKKFNRKVALVGRSMAGNAKIAVERGYLKIPDNILVDVKDLEEIPDDKVTVLSTGSQGEPMSALALMASERHKYLKVKGGDTVIFSSRFIPGNEKAINNIINELARRGANVMYDKIADVHVSGHGREEELRGLWRVVKPRYFIPVHGEYRHLVRHAGLAIEDGMPEENVVVAVDGDVIEISSEGIGVTEQIEVGRVYVHGKGVGDIGRNVLRDRRTISEVGLITVAFVVSSHDGRMLAGPELQSIGVTYEEIEPELMEGIRSAIIERVGQFRPTTAGDWEEIREEVRRVTRRFINKLLGRKPVVQTIIMQI, from the coding sequence ATGAGCAATAATAATACGCCGAGTGTAAAGGTAGCGCCTCTAGGAGGGCTCGGAGAAATTGGTCTGAACATGATGCTGATCATCTGGGAAGATAGCGCGGTCATTCTCGACTCGGGCTTGATGTTCCCGGATGAATCGATGCCGGGAGTGGATTATGTGATCCCTGACATCGACAGCCTCAGCAGGCTTGATCAGAGTATCCTTGGGATATTAATTACACATGCGCATGAAGATCATATTGGCGCTTTGCCTTATTTGCTGAAAAAGGTAAACGCGCCGATATACGCCACATCGCTCACGATGGGGTTTATTGAATACAAGCTCGAGGAATTCGATCTTTTAACGAGCACCGACAGGAGAGTTGTTTCAACCGAATCTCCTGTGCGCATAGGGCCTTTTCTGGTAGATTTTTTCGCCATGTGTCACTCGGTGCCTGATGCGGTGGGGGTCATGGTAGAAACCTCTATAGGAAAGATAGTTTTCTCAGGAGATTTCAAGATTGACCCCAATCCGGTAGATGGGAGGCTCTGTGATTTTGGTAAGCTGAAAAAATATGCTGACGAGGGGGTGCTAGCTCTCTTTTCCGATAGCACCAATGCGGAATTTTCCGGGCATACAAGATCTGAGAGCGACCTAATTTCATCTTTTGAAGACATTTTTTCGAATGCTTCAGGGAGAGTCCTTATAGCGACTTTTGCTTCAAATATTCATAGGTTGCAACAGGTTCTGACGCTCACTAAAAAATTCAACCGCAAGGTGGCGCTTGTCGGACGTTCGATGGCAGGGAACGCCAAGATTGCGGTTGAGCGGGGTTATCTGAAAATTCCTGACAACATATTGGTTGATGTAAAAGATCTTGAAGAAATTCCTGATGATAAGGTTACGGTTCTGTCAACAGGCTCACAGGGTGAGCCTATGTCTGCGTTGGCATTAATGGCTTCAGAGAGGCACAAATACTTGAAAGTGAAAGGGGGCGACACAGTAATTTTTTCGTCACGTTTCATCCCTGGCAATGAGAAAGCGATTAACAACATTATCAATGAGTTGGCGCGTCGGGGAGCAAACGTTATGTATGACAAAATAGCTGATGTCCACGTTTCTGGCCATGGCAGGGAGGAGGAACTCCGCGGTTTGTGGAGAGTTGTCAAACCTCGATATTTTATTCCAGTTCACGGAGAATACAGGCATCTGGTAAGACATGCGGGACTAGCGATTGAAGACGGAATGCCCGAGGAAAATGTCGTTGTGGCGGTCGACGGAGATGTGATCGAGATATCGTCGGAAGGGATTGGGGTCACTGAACAGATTGAAGTTGGACGGGTCTATGTTCATGGGAAGGGCGTAGGAGATATTGGCCGCAATGTTCTTCGAGACCGCCGAACGATATCAGAAGTGGGGCTTATTACGGTGGCGTTTGTTGTTTCCAGTCATGACGGGCGTATGTTGGCAGGGCCTGAGCTTCAGTCCATTGGAGTCACTTATGAGGAGATCGAGCCTGAACTGATGGAGGGGATAAGGTCAGCGATCATTGAGCGGGTCGGACAATTTCGACCGACCACGGCTGGGGACTGGGAGGAGATCAGGGAAGAAGTCCGAAGGGTGACCCGGCGTTTTATCAACAAATTACTGGGGCGGAAACCAGTGGTTCAGACAATAATAATGCAAATATAG
- a CDS encoding 3-isopropylmalate dehydrogenase — translation MPDSYNIAVIKGDGTGPEVIREGVKVLETAAKIYSFSLNFIEYDLGGERYLKTGDVLPDSVLGELRESNAIYLGAIGHPDVPPGILEQGILLRLRFELDQYVNLRPVKLYPHVETPLKDKEPEDVDFVVVRENTEGFYAGSGGYFKKGTPDEIAIQESINTRKGIERLLRYAFETTRARGRRKKLTLCGKTNVLTYAWGLWMRTFQDLAKEYPDVTTDYAHVDAICMWFIKNPEWFDVIATDNMFGDIITDLGAMIQGGMGIAAGGNINPDGVSMFEPIGGSAPKYTGKNVINPLAGILAGSLMLETLGQESAAKSIENAVIKALVNNVNSLEAGKMGYSTSEMGDLIAKYIS, via the coding sequence ATGCCTGATTCTTACAATATTGCAGTGATAAAAGGAGATGGAACAGGGCCTGAAGTGATACGTGAAGGTGTTAAAGTCCTTGAAACGGCAGCCAAAATATACAGTTTCTCGCTCAACTTCATTGAATATGATCTAGGGGGTGAACGTTACCTTAAAACCGGAGATGTCTTACCCGACTCAGTATTGGGAGAACTTAGAGAATCTAATGCAATTTATCTTGGGGCTATTGGTCACCCGGATGTTCCGCCTGGAATTCTCGAGCAGGGAATACTTCTTCGGTTAAGATTCGAATTGGATCAATATGTCAATTTGCGCCCGGTGAAGTTATACCCGCACGTGGAAACCCCATTAAAAGACAAGGAACCAGAAGATGTAGACTTTGTCGTGGTTCGGGAAAACACAGAAGGTTTCTACGCTGGTTCAGGTGGATATTTCAAGAAGGGTACACCAGATGAAATTGCTATCCAGGAATCGATAAATACCCGTAAGGGGATTGAAAGATTGCTGCGTTACGCTTTTGAGACGACTCGCGCCAGGGGTAGAAGAAAAAAGCTGACACTTTGCGGAAAAACCAATGTTCTCACATATGCCTGGGGACTCTGGATGCGAACGTTTCAAGATCTGGCAAAAGAATATCCGGATGTCACTACAGATTACGCTCATGTGGACGCAATATGCATGTGGTTCATTAAGAACCCTGAATGGTTCGATGTGATCGCTACCGACAATATGTTTGGCGATATCATTACGGACCTGGGAGCTATGATACAGGGAGGCATGGGCATAGCGGCCGGTGGAAACATAAATCCTGACGGAGTTTCAATGTTTGAGCCAATTGGTGGTTCAGCTCCGAAATACACCGGGAAAAATGTGATAAATCCGCTTGCAGGAATCTTGGCTGGATCATTAATGCTGGAAACTCTTGGTCAAGAAAGTGCGGCGAAATCAATCGAAAACGCTGTGATTAAAGCTCTAGTAAACAATGTTAATAGCCTGGAAGCGGGCAAGATGGGCTATTCTACTTCGGAAATGGGCGATCTGATAGCGAAGTATATCTCATGA
- the wecB gene encoding UDP-N-acetylglucosamine 2-epimerase (non-hydrolyzing) → MTKTVISVVGARPNFMKVGPLERQFKTFEHINHMIVHTGQHYDDLMSGVFFDDLGLSAPARHLGVGSGRHGEMTGKIMIEFEKVCLDIVPDLVIVVGDVNSTIASALVARKLFIPVAHVEAGLRSFDETMPEEWNRRLTDCLSNLLYVSEPSGLKNLEREGSDMSRVFLVGDIMLETLRLFLPGVQSRKRWNAFGLRNKEYILVTIHRPSNVDEPEALEEVIQILESLPQDVIFPIHPRTRKRLDEFGLNERVARMKNLLLVEPQSYIDFLSLLEGCSIILSDSGSVQGEASFFDIPCLVCRDNTERPIYCEQGSCRLVGRNQPLIRESVNEALSGAFPKSSEYARNLGTNVAAKIVTSIVDFLG, encoded by the coding sequence ATGACGAAAACAGTTATCAGTGTGGTGGGAGCCCGGCCAAATTTCATGAAAGTCGGGCCGCTAGAGCGTCAATTTAAAACATTTGAGCACATAAATCACATGATTGTCCATACAGGACAACATTATGACGATCTGATGAGCGGGGTTTTCTTTGATGATCTGGGACTATCGGCTCCAGCGCGTCACCTCGGGGTTGGATCCGGCAGGCACGGTGAGATGACCGGCAAAATCATGATCGAATTTGAAAAAGTATGTCTAGACATCGTACCTGATCTTGTAATTGTTGTTGGGGATGTAAACTCAACCATCGCCTCGGCCCTCGTAGCCAGAAAACTATTCATACCTGTAGCCCACGTTGAAGCCGGCTTACGTTCGTTTGATGAGACGATGCCGGAAGAATGGAACCGTAGGCTTACTGATTGTCTCTCTAACCTCTTGTATGTATCCGAACCATCAGGACTCAAGAACCTGGAACGTGAAGGCTCCGACATGAGTCGAGTATTCCTGGTCGGAGACATCATGCTTGAAACGTTACGGCTATTTCTGCCAGGGGTGCAGTCTAGAAAACGTTGGAACGCTTTTGGGCTTCGAAATAAAGAATACATACTGGTAACAATTCATAGACCATCGAACGTGGATGAACCTGAAGCTTTAGAAGAGGTGATCCAAATTTTAGAATCGTTACCACAGGACGTAATTTTCCCAATACATCCACGCACTAGAAAGAGGCTGGATGAGTTCGGCCTTAATGAGCGGGTAGCTCGGATGAAGAATCTTCTGTTGGTAGAGCCCCAATCTTACATAGATTTTCTGTCATTGCTGGAAGGCTGTTCAATCATTCTCTCAGACTCCGGATCGGTTCAGGGAGAAGCCAGCTTTTTCGATATTCCATGCCTGGTCTGTAGAGACAATACGGAAAGACCTATCTATTGTGAACAGGGGTCGTGTAGGCTGGTCGGCAGGAACCAGCCGCTTATTAGGGAATCGGTGAATGAAGCGCTTTCCGGAGCATTTCCCAAGTCTTCTGAATACGCCAGGAATTTAGGGACCAACGTAGCAGCCAAAATAGTTACTTCGATAGTCGATTTTTTGGGGTAA
- a CDS encoding transcription termination/antitermination NusG family protein: protein MKPSEYIPGRYPSDRSLEDDLGSWWVIHVKPNREWKVAKYFFHHEITYYLPLYDRKTKVGYLKREKIVKAPLFRGYLCFALEKGRHGLLHECHDYVRIIDIPDQDKFVQEMEHVAKALDTCQDLFVKPGIVKGRKVLIASGPMEGVVGIVSGRSKKGQVALTVEMFNRTVIVNTDQFTNLEILE, encoded by the coding sequence ATGAAACCAAGCGAATACATTCCTGGAAGATATCCATCAGATAGATCGCTAGAGGATGATCTTGGATCGTGGTGGGTCATTCATGTCAAACCCAATCGTGAGTGGAAGGTAGCAAAGTACTTCTTTCATCACGAGATTACTTATTACCTTCCGTTGTATGATCGAAAAACCAAAGTAGGGTATTTGAAACGTGAAAAAATCGTCAAAGCCCCCCTGTTCAGAGGTTATCTATGTTTTGCTCTTGAAAAAGGCCGGCATGGTCTTCTCCACGAATGCCACGATTACGTTAGAATAATCGACATTCCTGACCAGGACAAATTTGTGCAGGAAATGGAGCACGTAGCCAAAGCGCTCGATACTTGCCAGGATTTGTTTGTCAAACCAGGGATTGTTAAAGGTCGAAAGGTTCTTATTGCGTCAGGACCGATGGAAGGGGTAGTCGGTATAGTCTCTGGACGCTCCAAAAAAGGACAAGTCGCTTTGACAGTTGAAATGTTTAATCGTACGGTGATCGTGAATACCGATCAGTTCACAAATTTGGAGATCCTGGAATAA
- a CDS encoding bacterioferritin produces the protein MDQKNRGQRKNNVIEVLNKARGMELLAIAQYMNQHYNLDNMDYGEMAAKVKLIAIDEMRHAELFAERIKELGGEPTAEPEGKAEKGQEIRSIFSFDSKLEDDTIDAYNQFILVCRDNGDSSSVKIFEVVVDEEQAHFNYFDTVSDHIQNLGETYLAKIAGTSSATGLQTRGFVAMQGAADTKAQA, from the coding sequence GTGGATCAAAAAAACAGAGGACAGCGGAAGAATAACGTCATAGAGGTTTTGAACAAGGCACGTGGGATGGAATTGCTCGCTATTGCCCAGTACATGAACCAGCACTACAACCTGGATAACATGGACTACGGAGAGATGGCGGCAAAGGTTAAGCTCATTGCTATCGATGAAATGAGACACGCTGAGCTGTTTGCTGAACGAATTAAAGAATTGGGAGGAGAACCCACTGCGGAGCCTGAAGGGAAAGCTGAAAAAGGTCAGGAAATCCGGTCAATCTTTTCCTTTGATTCAAAACTCGAGGATGACACCATAGACGCTTATAATCAGTTTATTTTAGTTTGCCGGGATAACGGGGACAGTTCGAGTGTGAAAATTTTTGAAGTTGTCGTCGATGAAGAGCAAGCTCACTTCAACTACTTTGACACAGTCAGTGACCACATTCAGAATCTTGGCGAGACATATCTGGCTAAAATCGCAGGAACATCCTCTGCAACTGGACTTCAAACTAGGGGCTTTGTCGCCATGCAAGGCGCTGCGGACACAAAAGCTCAAGCATAA
- a CDS encoding glycosyltransferase produces MRRIKLEKPILVSDLDVVYVGTFVPKTCGIATFANDLGTSISQEMGGKPYRVIAITDRAGGYNYPSEVTFEIRKNVIRDYARAAEYLNGSSAQIVSLQHEFGIYGGDAGKYLSVLLSHLKKPVITTLHTILENPPSDYLEALEDVINYSQRLVTMSQKGARMLHEIYGVPQDKISIIHHGVPDVPFVDSNFYKEQFNVEGLTVLLTFGLISPNKGIETALEALPCVVEKYPNTVYIILGATHPEVKKVHGEQYRLSLERKAIDLKIADNVVFQNRFVDLQELTEYMSCCDVYLTPYLAKEQITSGTLAYAVGMGKAVVSTPYWYAEELLSDSRGILVDFSDVKGMANALNDLIGDSLRRNRIRKAAYEYGRTMVWREVGRHYVEMFLQMLSERRDLDVISSWKQKMLPLITLPEINLDHLISLSDDVGLLQHASFGIPDRDHGYSADDVGRGLAALMTCYNQQRDDQILPLIRTYVSFLSHSQTETGHFHNFMSYDRRFMDNHGSDDTLGRVLWGLGTVVRWGTKEQIRALAQNMMEKAAPRIPEVDSPRAKAYAIIGMYHLLQKFVGASQFKRLLIQLADDLVSLYKENRSADWEWFEDVIAYGNAKIPEALLRGYQVTQNEEYLKVALESLDFITKEQMNGVYFDLVGNEGWYPKGGEKALFGQQPIDAGYLVEAYVAASEITNNFKYLELARLAFEWFLGRNRLNTALYDFADGSVADGIDSSGISANQGAESVVCYLLAVLGLSELKAQRILPPK; encoded by the coding sequence GTGAGAAGAATCAAACTGGAAAAGCCTATATTGGTATCAGATCTCGATGTGGTTTACGTCGGAACATTTGTGCCAAAGACGTGCGGAATTGCGACGTTTGCAAATGACCTTGGAACTTCAATCTCGCAGGAAATGGGCGGCAAGCCATATCGCGTCATTGCCATCACCGATCGAGCGGGAGGGTACAATTACCCGTCTGAGGTTACATTTGAGATCCGAAAGAACGTGATTCGTGATTATGCTCGGGCGGCCGAATATCTTAACGGTTCATCGGCACAGATAGTCAGCCTCCAGCACGAATTCGGAATCTACGGGGGCGACGCTGGCAAATACCTTTCAGTGTTGCTATCTCATTTGAAAAAGCCCGTAATTACGACCCTGCACACGATCTTAGAAAATCCGCCCAGCGATTACCTGGAGGCCTTAGAGGACGTCATAAATTACTCCCAGCGACTTGTGACCATGAGTCAAAAGGGGGCCAGGATGCTCCATGAGATATATGGCGTTCCACAGGACAAAATCTCAATAATACATCATGGTGTTCCTGACGTTCCTTTTGTTGATTCTAACTTCTATAAGGAACAGTTCAATGTGGAAGGCCTGACAGTTCTTCTTACCTTTGGATTGATCAGTCCCAACAAAGGCATAGAAACTGCCCTGGAAGCTCTGCCTTGTGTTGTGGAGAAATACCCCAACACTGTCTACATCATCCTTGGCGCAACGCATCCTGAAGTTAAGAAGGTTCACGGTGAGCAGTACCGCTTATCACTCGAACGAAAAGCTATTGACCTAAAGATAGCAGACAATGTGGTGTTCCAGAACAGGTTCGTTGATCTGCAGGAATTAACTGAATATATGTCTTGTTGTGATGTTTATTTGACTCCGTATTTAGCAAAGGAACAGATAACCTCTGGAACGCTCGCTTACGCTGTGGGCATGGGCAAGGCTGTAGTGTCTACGCCCTATTGGTATGCGGAAGAATTGCTCTCGGATTCACGGGGAATATTGGTAGATTTCAGCGACGTGAAAGGTATGGCCAACGCCCTTAACGACTTGATCGGCGATTCCTTGCGGCGAAATAGAATTCGCAAGGCGGCATACGAGTACGGGCGCACAATGGTGTGGCGGGAGGTAGGCCGTCATTACGTGGAAATGTTTTTACAAATGCTCAGCGAACGGAGGGACTTGGATGTGATATCTTCCTGGAAGCAAAAGATGCTTCCTCTGATTACCCTCCCAGAGATCAACCTCGATCATTTGATTTCTTTATCAGACGACGTCGGTCTGTTGCAACATGCGTCCTTCGGTATACCGGATCGTGATCATGGGTACAGCGCTGATGATGTCGGTCGGGGACTTGCTGCGCTAATGACTTGTTATAACCAGCAGAGAGACGACCAGATACTTCCTTTAATCCGAACTTATGTTAGCTTCCTGAGTCACTCTCAGACGGAAACAGGCCATTTCCACAATTTCATGTCGTATGATCGAAGATTCATGGACAACCACGGGAGCGACGATACCTTGGGCCGGGTCCTTTGGGGTCTCGGGACCGTCGTCAGGTGGGGGACAAAAGAGCAAATACGCGCCCTGGCTCAAAACATGATGGAAAAGGCCGCTCCAAGAATACCCGAAGTTGATTCGCCGAGGGCCAAGGCCTATGCCATTATCGGTATGTACCATCTACTGCAAAAATTCGTGGGAGCAAGCCAATTCAAGCGACTTCTGATTCAGTTGGCTGATGATCTGGTTAGCCTATACAAAGAAAACAGGAGTGCGGACTGGGAGTGGTTTGAGGACGTGATAGCCTACGGAAATGCTAAAATCCCTGAGGCGCTGCTCCGCGGTTACCAGGTAACCCAAAACGAAGAATACCTGAAGGTTGCTCTGGAATCGCTGGACTTCATTACCAAGGAGCAAATGAATGGAGTCTATTTTGACCTTGTTGGCAACGAAGGCTGGTACCCCAAAGGAGGGGAAAAGGCCCTCTTTGGACAACAGCCCATAGACGCAGGCTATCTGGTGGAAGCCTATGTGGCGGCTTCAGAGATAACGAACAACTTCAAGTACCTGGAACTCGCTCGGCTTGCTTTTGAATGGTTCTTGGGCCGAAATAGGCTGAATACCGCGCTCTATGATTTTGCTGACGGTTCGGTGGCAGACGGGATCGACTCCAGCGGAATCAGCGCCAACCAAGGCGCAGAATCGGTTGTGTGCTACCTTCTCGCAGTTCTAGGTCTTTCCGAACTCAAGGCTCAGAGAATCCTCCCTCCCAAATAG
- a CDS encoding glycosyltransferase produces the protein MSDSGPIVMISSYPPRMCGIATFAEEAREFIQKHNPDREVLVISHTDGQGEGVFPIIDMSKRDWWKTVAIKVHRLRPYAVHLEHEYGLYEYYDSRGHGDGNEGFLDLLDAINDFPTIVEPHTVHGRLTSFEANFIYQMCERARVVLFKCHYQKWRLDWNFVGQGWRTPRNVMVVPHGARPDRRWAIKDVPLLKEELVLDQIPYLGNRLVGMVGWIQSNKRWDILTSMWEDIHAEILERTGQDWDLLAAGSMRDPNHLTDYENYLEQLAALEKKGLAHYFEFIPRGEIYYKVMAVCDFIVLPSTDETQSGTLARIIALNKPYITTAPMEGLTAQTLESEGGLLFTTKKMLRDQVIRMACDEELRLQLGENLKQYLDEVVSWELVANQYNEAYELARQSVASGRAVELPMEF, from the coding sequence ATGAGTGATTCAGGCCCAATAGTCATGATTTCCAGCTATCCTCCACGCATGTGTGGAATCGCGACTTTTGCCGAGGAAGCAAGGGAATTCATACAAAAGCATAATCCTGACAGGGAAGTCTTGGTGATAAGCCACACCGATGGCCAGGGAGAAGGCGTGTTTCCTATTATTGACATGTCCAAAAGGGACTGGTGGAAGACTGTGGCCATAAAAGTGCACAGACTGCGCCCTTACGCAGTCCATCTGGAACACGAATACGGTCTGTACGAGTATTATGACTCGAGAGGCCATGGAGATGGGAACGAAGGGTTCCTGGATCTACTCGATGCAATCAATGATTTTCCCACTATTGTTGAACCGCATACCGTCCACGGTAGGCTGACGAGTTTTGAGGCCAATTTCATCTACCAGATGTGTGAACGGGCAAGGGTAGTACTGTTCAAGTGTCATTATCAGAAATGGCGCCTGGACTGGAATTTCGTTGGGCAAGGCTGGCGAACCCCCAGAAACGTAATGGTGGTTCCTCATGGGGCTAGGCCCGATCGACGCTGGGCCATCAAGGATGTGCCGCTCCTCAAGGAAGAGTTAGTCCTGGACCAGATCCCATACCTGGGTAACCGTTTAGTGGGCATGGTCGGATGGATACAGTCCAACAAGCGCTGGGACATATTGACTTCCATGTGGGAAGATATTCATGCGGAAATATTGGAACGAACCGGCCAAGACTGGGACCTTTTGGCGGCAGGCTCCATGAGGGATCCGAACCACTTGACAGACTACGAAAATTATCTGGAGCAACTAGCAGCCCTGGAAAAAAAAGGACTGGCTCACTACTTTGAGTTTATCCCACGCGGAGAAATATATTACAAAGTTATGGCGGTTTGTGACTTCATAGTTTTGCCTTCGACCGATGAAACACAATCCGGAACGCTTGCACGAATTATTGCCCTCAACAAACCATATATAACGACGGCCCCTATGGAAGGACTGACCGCTCAGACACTGGAGAGCGAAGGCGGACTGCTATTTACCACCAAGAAAATGTTGAGGGACCAGGTTATCAGGATGGCCTGTGACGAAGAACTCCGGTTACAACTCGGAGAAAACCTCAAGCAATATCTTGATGAGGTGGTTAGCTGGGAACTGGTAGCCAACCAGTACAACGAGGCATACGAATTGGCTCGTCAATCCGTTGCTTCCGGCCGAGCGGTCGAGCTACCCATGGAATTTTGA